A region from the Xenopus laevis strain J_2021 chromosome 4S, Xenopus_laevis_v10.1, whole genome shotgun sequence genome encodes:
- the LOC121393137 gene encoding von Hippel-Lindau disease tumor suppressor-like, whose product MPQDIFSTGSVPRLRSDNSRQPVPVVFCNRSPRTVQPIWVNFQGDPQSYPTLPAGRGRRMNTYLGHIWLFREAETDVGLIVNKKEIYVTSPNVNGSPALVNISLPVFSLKERCLQVVRSLVKPEDYRKLEIVASLYEELENKPDVVKDLPRLAIRFWEETRGSDS is encoded by the exons ATGCCGCAAGACATTTTCAGCACAGGTTCCGTCCCTCGGCTCCGATCCGATAACAGCCGCCAGCCTGTGCCGGTTGTGTTCTGTAACCGGAGTCCGCGCACCGTGCAGCCGATATGGGTGAATTTTCAAGGGGATCCGCAGTCTTACCCGACACTCCCAGCGGGTAGGGGTCGTCGGATGAACACGTATCTCG GGCACATCTGGCTATTTCGAGAAGCTGAAACAGATGTGGGTCTCATAGTCAACAAGAAAGAGATATATGTGACTAGTCCAAATGTAAATGGGTCGCCTGCTCTCGTAAATATCTCACTGCCAG TTTTTAGTCTGAAAGAGCGCTGTTTACAAGTTGTCAGGAGTCTTGTGAAACCAGAGGATTACCGAAAGCTGGAAATTGTGGCTTCTTTATATGAAGAGCTTGAAAACAAGCCTGATGTTGTCAAAGACTTGCCTCGGCTGGCAATCCGTTTCTGGGAAGAAACAAGAGGATCGGATTCTTAA